A region from the Bubalus kerabau isolate K-KA32 ecotype Philippines breed swamp buffalo chromosome 23, PCC_UOA_SB_1v2, whole genome shotgun sequence genome encodes:
- the STAG3 gene encoding cohesin subunit SA-3 isoform X4, protein MPTLRSSSSRYQSSSSPSSASSPLRRAVAGGRRSVSAASSSSGSVAVPCDDGDSKQTSEGDSESLSAGEGSDFEDSLRRNGKKRAAKRPLKPTPAKFPKKRSQTVRAHGQKESEPPASDLFDAVKGAKSDMQSLVDEWLDSYKQDQDAAFLELVNFFIRSCGCKGTVTPEMFKKMSNSEIIRHLTEQFNEDSGDYPLIASGPSWKKFQGSFCEFVRTLVYQCQYGLLYDGFPMDNLISLLTGLSDSQVRAFRHTSTLAAMKLMTSLVRVALQLSLHKDNNQRQYEAERNKGLGQRAPERLESLLEKRRELQEHQEEIEGMMNALFRGVFVHRYRDVLPEIRAICIEEIGSWMQSYSTSFLTDSYLKYIGWTLHDKHRDVRLKCLKALKGLYGNQDLTVRLELFTSRFKDRMVSMVMDREYDVAVEAVRLLIVILKSMDGVLTDADCESIYPVVYASNRALASAAGEFLYWKLFYPECETRAVGGRERRRSPRPQRTFFYLLLSFFVESELHDHAAYLVDSLWDCAGPLLKDWESLTSLLLEKDQNLGDIQESTLIEILVSSVRQASEGHPPVGRVTGKKGLTPKERKIQADDKVKLTEHLIPLLPQLLAKFSADAEKVAPLLQLLNYFDLNIYCTRRLEKHLELLLQQLQEVVVKHAEPAVLEAGAHALYLLCNPEFTFFTRVDFARSQLVDLLTDRFQQELEELLQSSFLDEDEVYSLAATLKRLSAFYNAHDLTRWELYEPCYQLLRKAVDTGEVPHQVTLPALTLVYFSILWTLTHISGSDASQSLSPQKQLLDLKGRMVAFCELCQSCLSDVDSEIQEQAFVLLSDLLLIFSPQMIVGGREFLRPLVFIPEATLQSELASFLMDHVFIQPGELRSGHSQEDHLQIERLHQRRRLLAGFCKLLLYGVLEMDAASDVFKHYNKFYNDYGDIIKETLTRARQIDRSHCSRILLLSLKQLYTELLQEQGPQGLNELPAFIEMRDLARRFALSFGPQQLQNRDLVVMLHKEGIKFSLSEVPPAGSSSQPPNLAFLELLAEFSPRLFHQDKQLLLSYLEKCLQRVSQAPGRPWGPVTTYCHSLSPGENTAEVSPQGYPRSKKRRVEGPSRQHREDVSASQEESLQPNSIPATPTLTSTAVKSGQPLGASEEMEEGGSSELAFPQGLYLLGNPRSRSLSPQHFRTPLNPSGPGLGKQLTRLSLMEEDEEELEIQNDLSEDWQGSGKSSSSSEHRLDLLDSTELNTEDF, encoded by the exons ATGCCCACCCTTCGGTCGTCGTCCTCCCGGTACCAGAGCTCCTCCTCCCCGAGCAGCGCGTCCTCGCCGCTGCGCAGAGCGGTAGCGGGTGGACGGAGGAGCGTGTCTGCTGCTTCTAGTTCTTCTGGGTCTGTCGCTGTGCCCTGCGATGACGGGGACTCGAAGCAGACTTCAGAGGG GGATAGTGAATCTTTGTCAGCTGGTGAAGGCAGTGATTTCGAAGACAGCTTGAGACGAAATGGGAAGAAGAGAGCAGCAAAACGTCCACTCAAACCAacccca GCAAAATTTCCAAAGAAGAGGTCCCAAACAGTACGTGCTCatggtcagaaagagtcagagcCACCAGCCAGTGATCtctttgatgctgtgaaaggtgCCAAAAGTGACATGCAG TCTTTGGTAGATGAGTGGCTGGATAGCTACAAGCAAGACCAGGATGCAGCATTCCTGGAGCTCGTTAACTTTTTCATCCGGTCTTGTGGATGTAAAG GCACTGTGACCCCTGAGATGTTCAAGAAGATGTCTAACTCAGAGATCATCCGGCACCTAACTGAACAGTTTAATGAG GATTCAGGAGACTATCCTCTGATAGCTTCAGGCCCATCCTGGAAGAAGTTCCAGGGAAGCTTCTGTGAATTTGTGAGAACATTGGTCTACCAGTGCCAGTACGGCCTCCTCTACGATGGCTTCCCCATGGACAACCTCATCTCCCTGCTCACTGGCCTCTCAGACTCCCAGGTCCGTGCCTTCCGTCACACTAGCACCCTGGCTG CCATGAAGCTGATGACCTCCCTGGTAAGAGTTGCCCTCCAGCTGAGTCTGCACAAGGACAACAACCAGCGTCAGTACGAGGCTGAACGGAACAAGGGGCTAGGACAGAGAGCGCCTGAGCGCCTCGAGAGCCTGCTGGAGAAACGCAGAGAG CTTCAAGAGCATCAAGAGGAGATTGAAGGGATGATGAATGCCCTTTTCAGGGGTGTCTTTGTACATCGGTACAG GGATGTCCTTCCTGAGATCCGTGCTATCTGCATCGAGGAGATTGGGTCTTGGATGCAGAGCTACAGCACCTCTTTCCTCACTGACAGCTACTTAAAATACATTGGCTGGACCCTGCATGATAAG CATCGAGATGTGCGTCTGAAGTGCTTGAAGGCTCTGAAAGGGCTGTATGGCAACCAAGACTTGACTGTGCGCCTGGAGCTCTTTACCAGCCGCTTTAAG GACCGGATGGTTTCCATGGTCATGGACCGAGAGTATGATGTGGCAGTGGAGGCCGTTAGGTTGCTGATAGTTATCCTCAA GAGCATGGACGGGGTGCTGACAGATGCAGACTGCGAGAGCATCTACCCTGTCGTGTACGCCTCTAACAGAGCCCTGGCCTCTGCTGCAGGGGAGTTTCTGTACTGGAA GCTCTTCTACCCTGAGTGTGAGACAAGAGCAGTGGGCGGGAGAGAGCGTCGCCGAAGTCCACGCCCCCAGAGGACTTTCTTCTACCTTCTGCTGTCCTTTTTCGTGGAGAGTGAG CTCCATGACCACGCCGCGTACTTAGTTGACAGCCTGTGGGACTGTGCGGGGCCTCTGCTGAAGGACTGGGAGAGTCTGACAAGCCTGCTGCTGGAGAAGGACCAGA ACCTGGGCGATATACAAGAGAGTACGCTGATAGAAATCCTTGTATCCAGTGTCCGGCAAGCTTCAGAGGGCCACCCACCTGTGGGACGGGTCACAGGGAAGAAG GGCTTAACCCCAAAAGAACGTAAGATCCAAGCCGATGACAAGGTGAAGCTGACTGAGCACCTCATCCCCCtgctcccccagctcctggccaag TTCTCAGCTGATGCAGAGAAGGTGGCTCCCCTGCTGCAGCTTCTCAACTACTTCGACCTCAACATCTACTGTACCAGGCGCTTGGAGAAA CACCTGGAGCTGCTCCTGCAgcagctccaggaggtggtggtgAAGCATGCGGAGCCTGCGGTGCTTGAGGCAGGCGCTCACGCCCTCTATCTGCTGTGTAATCCTGAGTTCACATTCTTCACCCGCGTGGACTTTGCCCGAAGCCAACTGGTGGATCTCCTGACCGACCGCTTCCAGCAGGAGCTTGAAGAACTACTTCAG TCGTCCTTCCTAGATGAAGATGAGGTGTATAGTCTGGCAGCCACTCTGAAGCGCCTCTCTGCCTTTTACAA TGCCCACGACCTAACCCGCTGGGAGCTTTACGAGCCCTGCTACCAACTCCTCCGAAAGGCTGTGGACACAGGAGAAGTTCCTCACCAG GTGACCCTGCCAGCCTTGACTCTTGtctatttttccattctttggACACTAACCCACATTTCTGGATCAGATGCTTCCCAG TCGTTGTCTCCACAGAAGCAGCTGTTGGATTTGAAGGGCAGGATGGTGGCCTTCTGCGAACTCTGCCAGAGCTGCCTCTCAGATGTGGATTCTGAGATCCAGGAGCAG gCTTTTGTCTTGTTAAGTGATCTGCTTCTCATCTTCAGCCCTCAGATGATTGTAGGGGGACGAGAGtttctcaggccccttgtcttTATTCCTGAAGCCACTCTGCAGTCTGAGCTAGCCAGCTTCCTCATGGACCAtgtcttcatccagcctggggaGCTGAGGAGTG GTCATTCCCAGGAGGATCACTTGCAGATTGAGCGGCTGCACCAGCGGCGCCGCCTCCTGGCTGGGTTCTGCAAGCTGTTGCTCTATGGGGTGCTGGAGATGGACGCAGCCTCGGATGTTTTCAAACACTACAACAAG TTCTACAATGACTATGGTGATATTATCAAGGAAACATTAACAAGAGCAAGGCAGATTGACCGAAGCCACTGTTCCCGAATCCTGCTGCTGAGCCTCAAGCAG TTATACACAGAACTGCTGCAGGAACAAGGGCCCCAGGGCCTGAATGAGCTTCCAGCTTTCATCGAGATGAGGGACCTGGCCAGGAGATTTGCCTTGAGCTTTGGACCCCAGCAGCTACAGAACCGTGACCTTGTGGTCATGCTACACAA GGAAGGCATCAAGTTCTCCTTGTCTGAGGTTCCTCCAGCTGGCTCCTCCAGTCAGCCCCCAAATCTGGCATTCCTGGAGCTCCTTGCGGAGTTCTCCCCCCGACTCTTCCATCAGGACAAGCAGCTGCT ACTGTCCTACCTGGAAAAGTGTCTGCAGCGTGTCTCCCAGGCACCTGGTCGTCCCTGGGGTCCAGTCACCACCTACTGCCACTCCCTCAGCCCCGGAGAGAACACAGCCGAGGTCAGCCCTCAGGGCTACCCCCGCTCCAAGAAGAGGCGAGTTGAAG GGCCCTCCAGGCAGCACAGAGAAGACGTCTCTGCATCCCAGGAGGAAAGCCTACAGCCAAACAGCATCCCAGCCACACCTACCCTCACCTCCACAGCTGTGAAGAGTGGGCAGCCCCTTGGGGCATCAGAGGAGATGGAAGAAGGCGGCAGCTCAGAATTGGCATTTCCCCAAGG CCTGTACCTTTTAGGCAACCCAAGGTCAAGGTCCTTGAGTCCACAGCATTTCCGGACTCCGCTCAACCCTTCAGGTCCTGGTCTGGGCAAGCAGCTGACCCG GCTCAGCTTGATGGAAGAGGatgaggaagaattagaaattCAGAACGACTTGAGTGAAGATTGGCAAGGTTCAGGCAAG
- the STAG3 gene encoding cohesin subunit SA-3 isoform X5: protein MQSLVDEWLDSYKQDQDAAFLELVNFFIRSCGCKGTVTPEMFKKMSNSEIIRHLTEQFNEDSGDYPLIASGPSWKKFQGSFCEFVRTLVYQCQYGLLYDGFPMDNLISLLTGLSDSQVRAFRHTSTLAAMKLMTSLVRVALQLSLHKDNNQRQYEAERNKGLGQRAPERLESLLEKRRELQEHQEEIEGMMNALFRGVFVHRYRDVLPEIRAICIEEIGSWMQSYSTSFLTDSYLKYIGWTLHDKHRDVRLKCLKALKGLYGNQDLTVRLELFTSRFKDRMVSMVMDREYDVAVEAVRLLIVILKSMDGVLTDADCESIYPVVYASNRALASAAGEFLYWKLFYPECETRAVGGRERRRSPRPQRTFFYLLLSFFVESELHDHAAYLVDSLWDCAGPLLKDWESLTSLLLEKDQNLGDIQESTLIEILVSSVRQASEGHPPVGRVTGKKGLTPKERKIQADDKVKLTEHLIPLLPQLLAKFSADAEKVAPLLQLLNYFDLNIYCTRRLEKHLELLLQQLQEVVVKHAEPAVLEAGAHALYLLCNPEFTFFTRVDFARSQLVDLLTDRFQQELEELLQSSFLDEDEVYSLAATLKRLSAFYNAHDLTRWELYEPCYQLLRKAVDTGEVPHQVTLPALTLVYFSILWTLTHISGSDASQSLSPQKQLLDLKGRMVAFCELCQSCLSDVDSEIQEQAFVLLSDLLLIFSPQMIVGGREFLRPLVFIPEATLQSELASFLMDHVFIQPGELRSGHSQEDHLQIERLHQRRRLLAGFCKLLLYGVLEMDAASDVFKHYNKFYNDYGDIIKETLTRARQIDRSHCSRILLLSLKQLYTELLQEQGPQGLNELPAFIEMRDLARRFALSFGPQQLQNRDLVVMLHKEGIKFSLSEVPPAGSSSQPPNLAFLELLAEFSPRLFHQDKQLLLSYLEKCLQRVSQAPGRPWGPVTTYCHSLSPGENTAEVSPQGYPRSKKRRVEGPSRQHREDVSASQEESLQPNSIPATPTLTSTAVKSGQPLGASEEMEEGGSSELAFPQGLYLLGNPRSRSLSPQHFRTPLNPSGPGLGKQLTRLSLMEEDEEELEIQNDLSEDWQGSGKSSSSSEHRLDLLDSTELNTEVLPHLHNMTQQKME, encoded by the exons ATGCAG TCTTTGGTAGATGAGTGGCTGGATAGCTACAAGCAAGACCAGGATGCAGCATTCCTGGAGCTCGTTAACTTTTTCATCCGGTCTTGTGGATGTAAAG GCACTGTGACCCCTGAGATGTTCAAGAAGATGTCTAACTCAGAGATCATCCGGCACCTAACTGAACAGTTTAATGAG GATTCAGGAGACTATCCTCTGATAGCTTCAGGCCCATCCTGGAAGAAGTTCCAGGGAAGCTTCTGTGAATTTGTGAGAACATTGGTCTACCAGTGCCAGTACGGCCTCCTCTACGATGGCTTCCCCATGGACAACCTCATCTCCCTGCTCACTGGCCTCTCAGACTCCCAGGTCCGTGCCTTCCGTCACACTAGCACCCTGGCTG CCATGAAGCTGATGACCTCCCTGGTAAGAGTTGCCCTCCAGCTGAGTCTGCACAAGGACAACAACCAGCGTCAGTACGAGGCTGAACGGAACAAGGGGCTAGGACAGAGAGCGCCTGAGCGCCTCGAGAGCCTGCTGGAGAAACGCAGAGAG CTTCAAGAGCATCAAGAGGAGATTGAAGGGATGATGAATGCCCTTTTCAGGGGTGTCTTTGTACATCGGTACAG GGATGTCCTTCCTGAGATCCGTGCTATCTGCATCGAGGAGATTGGGTCTTGGATGCAGAGCTACAGCACCTCTTTCCTCACTGACAGCTACTTAAAATACATTGGCTGGACCCTGCATGATAAG CATCGAGATGTGCGTCTGAAGTGCTTGAAGGCTCTGAAAGGGCTGTATGGCAACCAAGACTTGACTGTGCGCCTGGAGCTCTTTACCAGCCGCTTTAAG GACCGGATGGTTTCCATGGTCATGGACCGAGAGTATGATGTGGCAGTGGAGGCCGTTAGGTTGCTGATAGTTATCCTCAA GAGCATGGACGGGGTGCTGACAGATGCAGACTGCGAGAGCATCTACCCTGTCGTGTACGCCTCTAACAGAGCCCTGGCCTCTGCTGCAGGGGAGTTTCTGTACTGGAA GCTCTTCTACCCTGAGTGTGAGACAAGAGCAGTGGGCGGGAGAGAGCGTCGCCGAAGTCCACGCCCCCAGAGGACTTTCTTCTACCTTCTGCTGTCCTTTTTCGTGGAGAGTGAG CTCCATGACCACGCCGCGTACTTAGTTGACAGCCTGTGGGACTGTGCGGGGCCTCTGCTGAAGGACTGGGAGAGTCTGACAAGCCTGCTGCTGGAGAAGGACCAGA ACCTGGGCGATATACAAGAGAGTACGCTGATAGAAATCCTTGTATCCAGTGTCCGGCAAGCTTCAGAGGGCCACCCACCTGTGGGACGGGTCACAGGGAAGAAG GGCTTAACCCCAAAAGAACGTAAGATCCAAGCCGATGACAAGGTGAAGCTGACTGAGCACCTCATCCCCCtgctcccccagctcctggccaag TTCTCAGCTGATGCAGAGAAGGTGGCTCCCCTGCTGCAGCTTCTCAACTACTTCGACCTCAACATCTACTGTACCAGGCGCTTGGAGAAA CACCTGGAGCTGCTCCTGCAgcagctccaggaggtggtggtgAAGCATGCGGAGCCTGCGGTGCTTGAGGCAGGCGCTCACGCCCTCTATCTGCTGTGTAATCCTGAGTTCACATTCTTCACCCGCGTGGACTTTGCCCGAAGCCAACTGGTGGATCTCCTGACCGACCGCTTCCAGCAGGAGCTTGAAGAACTACTTCAG TCGTCCTTCCTAGATGAAGATGAGGTGTATAGTCTGGCAGCCACTCTGAAGCGCCTCTCTGCCTTTTACAA TGCCCACGACCTAACCCGCTGGGAGCTTTACGAGCCCTGCTACCAACTCCTCCGAAAGGCTGTGGACACAGGAGAAGTTCCTCACCAG GTGACCCTGCCAGCCTTGACTCTTGtctatttttccattctttggACACTAACCCACATTTCTGGATCAGATGCTTCCCAG TCGTTGTCTCCACAGAAGCAGCTGTTGGATTTGAAGGGCAGGATGGTGGCCTTCTGCGAACTCTGCCAGAGCTGCCTCTCAGATGTGGATTCTGAGATCCAGGAGCAG gCTTTTGTCTTGTTAAGTGATCTGCTTCTCATCTTCAGCCCTCAGATGATTGTAGGGGGACGAGAGtttctcaggccccttgtcttTATTCCTGAAGCCACTCTGCAGTCTGAGCTAGCCAGCTTCCTCATGGACCAtgtcttcatccagcctggggaGCTGAGGAGTG GTCATTCCCAGGAGGATCACTTGCAGATTGAGCGGCTGCACCAGCGGCGCCGCCTCCTGGCTGGGTTCTGCAAGCTGTTGCTCTATGGGGTGCTGGAGATGGACGCAGCCTCGGATGTTTTCAAACACTACAACAAG TTCTACAATGACTATGGTGATATTATCAAGGAAACATTAACAAGAGCAAGGCAGATTGACCGAAGCCACTGTTCCCGAATCCTGCTGCTGAGCCTCAAGCAG TTATACACAGAACTGCTGCAGGAACAAGGGCCCCAGGGCCTGAATGAGCTTCCAGCTTTCATCGAGATGAGGGACCTGGCCAGGAGATTTGCCTTGAGCTTTGGACCCCAGCAGCTACAGAACCGTGACCTTGTGGTCATGCTACACAA GGAAGGCATCAAGTTCTCCTTGTCTGAGGTTCCTCCAGCTGGCTCCTCCAGTCAGCCCCCAAATCTGGCATTCCTGGAGCTCCTTGCGGAGTTCTCCCCCCGACTCTTCCATCAGGACAAGCAGCTGCT ACTGTCCTACCTGGAAAAGTGTCTGCAGCGTGTCTCCCAGGCACCTGGTCGTCCCTGGGGTCCAGTCACCACCTACTGCCACTCCCTCAGCCCCGGAGAGAACACAGCCGAGGTCAGCCCTCAGGGCTACCCCCGCTCCAAGAAGAGGCGAGTTGAAG GGCCCTCCAGGCAGCACAGAGAAGACGTCTCTGCATCCCAGGAGGAAAGCCTACAGCCAAACAGCATCCCAGCCACACCTACCCTCACCTCCACAGCTGTGAAGAGTGGGCAGCCCCTTGGGGCATCAGAGGAGATGGAAGAAGGCGGCAGCTCAGAATTGGCATTTCCCCAAGG CCTGTACCTTTTAGGCAACCCAAGGTCAAGGTCCTTGAGTCCACAGCATTTCCGGACTCCGCTCAACCCTTCAGGTCCTGGTCTGGGCAAGCAGCTGACCCG GCTCAGCTTGATGGAAGAGGatgaggaagaattagaaattCAGAACGACTTGAGTGAAGATTGGCAAGGTTCAGGCAAG
- the STAG3 gene encoding cohesin subunit SA-3 isoform X7, translated as MDNLISLLTGLSDSQVRAFRHTSTLAAMKLMTSLVRVALQLSLHKDNNQRQYEAERNKGLGQRAPERLESLLEKRRELQEHQEEIEGMMNALFRGVFVHRYRDVLPEIRAICIEEIGSWMQSYSTSFLTDSYLKYIGWTLHDKHRDVRLKCLKALKGLYGNQDLTVRLELFTSRFKDRMVSMVMDREYDVAVEAVRLLIVILKSMDGVLTDADCESIYPVVYASNRALASAAGEFLYWKLFYPECETRAVGGRERRRSPRPQRTFFYLLLSFFVESELHDHAAYLVDSLWDCAGPLLKDWESLTSLLLEKDQNLGDIQESTLIEILVSSVRQASEGHPPVGRVTGKKGLTPKERKIQADDKVKLTEHLIPLLPQLLAKFSADAEKVAPLLQLLNYFDLNIYCTRRLEKHLELLLQQLQEVVVKHAEPAVLEAGAHALYLLCNPEFTFFTRVDFARSQLVDLLTDRFQQELEELLQSSFLDEDEVYSLAATLKRLSAFYNAHDLTRWELYEPCYQLLRKAVDTGEVPHQVTLPALTLVYFSILWTLTHISGSDASQSLSPQKQLLDLKGRMVAFCELCQSCLSDVDSEIQEQAFVLLSDLLLIFSPQMIVGGREFLRPLVFIPEATLQSELASFLMDHVFIQPGELRSGHSQEDHLQIERLHQRRRLLAGFCKLLLYGVLEMDAASDVFKHYNKFYNDYGDIIKETLTRARQIDRSHCSRILLLSLKQLYTELLQEQGPQGLNELPAFIEMRDLARRFALSFGPQQLQNRDLVVMLHKEGIKFSLSEVPPAGSSSQPPNLAFLELLAEFSPRLFHQDKQLLLSYLEKCLQRVSQAPGRPWGPVTTYCHSLSPGENTAEVSPQGYPRSKKRRVEGPSRQHREDVSASQEESLQPNSIPATPTLTSTAVKSGQPLGASEEMEEGGSSELAFPQGLYLLGNPRSRSLSPQHFRTPLNPSGPGLGKQLTRLSLMEEDEEELEIQNDLSEDWQGSGKSSSSSEHRLDLLDSTELNTEVLPHLHNMTQQKME; from the exons ATGGACAACCTCATCTCCCTGCTCACTGGCCTCTCAGACTCCCAGGTCCGTGCCTTCCGTCACACTAGCACCCTGGCTG CCATGAAGCTGATGACCTCCCTGGTAAGAGTTGCCCTCCAGCTGAGTCTGCACAAGGACAACAACCAGCGTCAGTACGAGGCTGAACGGAACAAGGGGCTAGGACAGAGAGCGCCTGAGCGCCTCGAGAGCCTGCTGGAGAAACGCAGAGAG CTTCAAGAGCATCAAGAGGAGATTGAAGGGATGATGAATGCCCTTTTCAGGGGTGTCTTTGTACATCGGTACAG GGATGTCCTTCCTGAGATCCGTGCTATCTGCATCGAGGAGATTGGGTCTTGGATGCAGAGCTACAGCACCTCTTTCCTCACTGACAGCTACTTAAAATACATTGGCTGGACCCTGCATGATAAG CATCGAGATGTGCGTCTGAAGTGCTTGAAGGCTCTGAAAGGGCTGTATGGCAACCAAGACTTGACTGTGCGCCTGGAGCTCTTTACCAGCCGCTTTAAG GACCGGATGGTTTCCATGGTCATGGACCGAGAGTATGATGTGGCAGTGGAGGCCGTTAGGTTGCTGATAGTTATCCTCAA GAGCATGGACGGGGTGCTGACAGATGCAGACTGCGAGAGCATCTACCCTGTCGTGTACGCCTCTAACAGAGCCCTGGCCTCTGCTGCAGGGGAGTTTCTGTACTGGAA GCTCTTCTACCCTGAGTGTGAGACAAGAGCAGTGGGCGGGAGAGAGCGTCGCCGAAGTCCACGCCCCCAGAGGACTTTCTTCTACCTTCTGCTGTCCTTTTTCGTGGAGAGTGAG CTCCATGACCACGCCGCGTACTTAGTTGACAGCCTGTGGGACTGTGCGGGGCCTCTGCTGAAGGACTGGGAGAGTCTGACAAGCCTGCTGCTGGAGAAGGACCAGA ACCTGGGCGATATACAAGAGAGTACGCTGATAGAAATCCTTGTATCCAGTGTCCGGCAAGCTTCAGAGGGCCACCCACCTGTGGGACGGGTCACAGGGAAGAAG GGCTTAACCCCAAAAGAACGTAAGATCCAAGCCGATGACAAGGTGAAGCTGACTGAGCACCTCATCCCCCtgctcccccagctcctggccaag TTCTCAGCTGATGCAGAGAAGGTGGCTCCCCTGCTGCAGCTTCTCAACTACTTCGACCTCAACATCTACTGTACCAGGCGCTTGGAGAAA CACCTGGAGCTGCTCCTGCAgcagctccaggaggtggtggtgAAGCATGCGGAGCCTGCGGTGCTTGAGGCAGGCGCTCACGCCCTCTATCTGCTGTGTAATCCTGAGTTCACATTCTTCACCCGCGTGGACTTTGCCCGAAGCCAACTGGTGGATCTCCTGACCGACCGCTTCCAGCAGGAGCTTGAAGAACTACTTCAG TCGTCCTTCCTAGATGAAGATGAGGTGTATAGTCTGGCAGCCACTCTGAAGCGCCTCTCTGCCTTTTACAA TGCCCACGACCTAACCCGCTGGGAGCTTTACGAGCCCTGCTACCAACTCCTCCGAAAGGCTGTGGACACAGGAGAAGTTCCTCACCAG GTGACCCTGCCAGCCTTGACTCTTGtctatttttccattctttggACACTAACCCACATTTCTGGATCAGATGCTTCCCAG TCGTTGTCTCCACAGAAGCAGCTGTTGGATTTGAAGGGCAGGATGGTGGCCTTCTGCGAACTCTGCCAGAGCTGCCTCTCAGATGTGGATTCTGAGATCCAGGAGCAG gCTTTTGTCTTGTTAAGTGATCTGCTTCTCATCTTCAGCCCTCAGATGATTGTAGGGGGACGAGAGtttctcaggccccttgtcttTATTCCTGAAGCCACTCTGCAGTCTGAGCTAGCCAGCTTCCTCATGGACCAtgtcttcatccagcctggggaGCTGAGGAGTG GTCATTCCCAGGAGGATCACTTGCAGATTGAGCGGCTGCACCAGCGGCGCCGCCTCCTGGCTGGGTTCTGCAAGCTGTTGCTCTATGGGGTGCTGGAGATGGACGCAGCCTCGGATGTTTTCAAACACTACAACAAG TTCTACAATGACTATGGTGATATTATCAAGGAAACATTAACAAGAGCAAGGCAGATTGACCGAAGCCACTGTTCCCGAATCCTGCTGCTGAGCCTCAAGCAG TTATACACAGAACTGCTGCAGGAACAAGGGCCCCAGGGCCTGAATGAGCTTCCAGCTTTCATCGAGATGAGGGACCTGGCCAGGAGATTTGCCTTGAGCTTTGGACCCCAGCAGCTACAGAACCGTGACCTTGTGGTCATGCTACACAA GGAAGGCATCAAGTTCTCCTTGTCTGAGGTTCCTCCAGCTGGCTCCTCCAGTCAGCCCCCAAATCTGGCATTCCTGGAGCTCCTTGCGGAGTTCTCCCCCCGACTCTTCCATCAGGACAAGCAGCTGCT ACTGTCCTACCTGGAAAAGTGTCTGCAGCGTGTCTCCCAGGCACCTGGTCGTCCCTGGGGTCCAGTCACCACCTACTGCCACTCCCTCAGCCCCGGAGAGAACACAGCCGAGGTCAGCCCTCAGGGCTACCCCCGCTCCAAGAAGAGGCGAGTTGAAG GGCCCTCCAGGCAGCACAGAGAAGACGTCTCTGCATCCCAGGAGGAAAGCCTACAGCCAAACAGCATCCCAGCCACACCTACCCTCACCTCCACAGCTGTGAAGAGTGGGCAGCCCCTTGGGGCATCAGAGGAGATGGAAGAAGGCGGCAGCTCAGAATTGGCATTTCCCCAAGG CCTGTACCTTTTAGGCAACCCAAGGTCAAGGTCCTTGAGTCCACAGCATTTCCGGACTCCGCTCAACCCTTCAGGTCCTGGTCTGGGCAAGCAGCTGACCCG GCTCAGCTTGATGGAAGAGGatgaggaagaattagaaattCAGAACGACTTGAGTGAAGATTGGCAAGGTTCAGGCAAG